The following proteins are co-located in the Fretibacterium sp. OH1220_COT-178 genome:
- a CDS encoding EutN/CcmL family microcompartment protein has product MIIAKVIGHVWATKKDESLNGMKFFVVHPVRGSKDETFVAVDSAGAGIGDNVLISQGSSARMLFDRKDVPVDAVIVGIIDTVEVDANLLEFEL; this is encoded by the coding sequence GTGATTATCGCCAAGGTCATCGGGCACGTCTGGGCGACCAAGAAGGACGAGAGCCTGAACGGGATGAAATTTTTCGTCGTCCATCCCGTTCGGGGATCGAAGGATGAGACCTTTGTTGCCGTGGACTCGGCAGGGGCAGGGATCGGCGATAACGTTCTGATCAGTCAGGGCAGCTCGGCCCGGATGCTCTTCGACCGCAAGGATGTCCCGGTGGACGCCGTCATCGTGGGGATTATCGACACGGTGGAGGTCGATGCCAACCTGCTGGAATTCGAACTTTAG